A part of Limihaloglobus sulfuriphilus genomic DNA contains:
- the pepD gene encoding beta-Ala-His dipeptidase: MQDTALKIFSEIAQVPRPSGREEKIIAWLEAFAAKHNFNYKKDAAGNVLMQVPATAGYEKCPPVCLQSHVDMVCEKRPGLEHDFDNDPIRLKTEGDLLKAEGTTLGADNGIGMAMALAAAVSPECKHPPLELLFTVNEETGLVGASLLEPEFFQAKTLINLDEETEGTFVIGCAGGEDINISLHNLKRSPVTGYGRLINCRFSVTSLLGGHSGIDINKKGRANANTLAGRLLYSIWLKVPGMWLISVNGGASRNAIARDCVCEFLVPAKPKPLKPQTSGDLTFSPDYSARGTLEPLFAELKHQIEREYPSENLTGLKLELCDAPDDTAALSEADTRRIVGLLRAMPNGVYSYSPELGTVETSNNLGTVSLSRSDSVFTLGSLQRSSDPKRLDDIRDKILAIGELCGGSIKCSGRYASWTPAKESALLTRCIEVYKKHTGNEPRVKVIHAGLECGAIGSRMGGLDMISFGPDISSPHSPDENVSISSVKRIREFLFVLLESFTE, encoded by the coding sequence ATGCAGGATACAGCGTTAAAAATATTTTCAGAAATCGCACAGGTTCCGAGGCCCTCGGGGCGTGAGGAAAAAATAATCGCCTGGCTCGAGGCGTTCGCGGCCAAACATAATTTCAATTATAAGAAAGACGCCGCGGGCAATGTACTGATGCAGGTGCCCGCCACCGCCGGCTATGAGAAATGCCCGCCGGTGTGTCTCCAATCGCATGTCGATATGGTCTGCGAGAAGCGCCCCGGTCTTGAGCATGATTTTGATAATGACCCGATCCGGCTCAAGACCGAGGGGGATCTGCTAAAGGCCGAGGGTACCACCCTCGGGGCGGATAACGGTATCGGTATGGCGATGGCGCTTGCCGCGGCGGTCAGCCCGGAGTGTAAACACCCGCCGCTGGAGCTGCTCTTCACGGTCAACGAGGAGACCGGCCTGGTCGGTGCATCGCTGCTTGAGCCGGAATTTTTCCAGGCGAAAACGCTTATTAACCTCGACGAGGAGACAGAGGGAACGTTCGTTATCGGCTGCGCAGGCGGCGAGGATATCAACATCTCACTGCACAATCTCAAGCGCAGCCCCGTTACCGGATACGGCAGGCTCATTAATTGCAGGTTTTCCGTAACTTCTTTACTGGGCGGACATTCCGGCATTGATATCAACAAAAAAGGCCGTGCCAACGCCAACACGCTTGCCGGCAGGCTGCTGTATTCAATCTGGCTCAAGGTTCCCGGCATGTGGCTGATATCGGTCAACGGCGGTGCGAGCAGAAACGCCATCGCCCGCGACTGCGTATGTGAATTTCTGGTGCCGGCAAAGCCAAAGCCGCTCAAGCCCCAAACGTCCGGTGATTTGACATTCTCGCCCGATTATTCCGCCCGCGGCACACTCGAGCCTCTGTTTGCTGAGCTTAAGCATCAGATAGAGAGGGAATACCCCAGCGAAAATCTTACCGGGCTCAAACTCGAGCTCTGCGATGCCCCTGACGATACAGCCGCATTGAGCGAGGCGGACACCCGCCGGATTGTGGGCTTACTAAGAGCAATGCCCAACGGCGTTTACAGCTATTCGCCGGAGCTTGGCACTGTAGAGACCTCCAACAACCTCGGCACGGTATCACTGAGCCGCAGCGATTCTGTCTTTACCCTGGGCTCACTACAGCGGAGCAGCGACCCCAAACGCCTTGACGACATCCGCGACAAGATATTGGCTATCGGCGAGCTTTGCGGCGGTTCTATAAAATGCTCCGGCAGGTACGCCTCCTGGACGCCGGCAAAGGAATCAGCCCTTTTAACAAGGTGCATCGAGGTTTACAAAAAGCATACCGGCAATGAGCCGCGGGTGAAGGTGATCCATGCTGGCCTGGAATGCGGCGCTATCGGCTCGCGTATGGGCGGTCTGGATATGATATCGTTCGGGCCGGACATCTCAAGCCCGCACTCGCCAGATGAAAATGTCAGCATCTCCAGCGTTAAGCGGATCAGGGAATTTCTTTTTGTTCTTCTTGAATCGTTCACTGAATGA
- a CDS encoding YhjD/YihY/BrkB family envelope integrity protein has product MSDKKNRFRFLPKKLEDWLYDSTGEIGRLGGMLIYQFKLWPLCVKLLRRNRSNQQAAALAYHTIFGIIPLVIIMFVIFQSFPSYEKIGDQLRNDIYENLNLDQLTYPDPKNPEQELQVTEYLDGVIERFFESSKQGTATIVSIILVFWAVMKLLTTIEKTFNNIWNVAYGRTFIQRVISFWTPLTLGPLLIGGAVYLKTSPYVTRIFGGAGSEHLQPLLPFILTVMALFFLYIAMPNTRVKALPALWSAIIAALIWFLLKHVFNIYMEKFIPYSKLYGAMGLIPLTVFYIYLTWMIVIFGVQLSYTIQNLKKIDFEEMKSAMERESALLANDMLILRIMGFLAFRFVNGDGPTRYSLISRVFNLPGTFVQAVMKQLAGEGLVVYATDPDEGFMLQRTPEKITVNQVLDAFALEKVGLREPYKSSAIEDLVRKSRKNAENVTVRDVCDSIKQFEATAAKIEQQAELQDEIEEQINQDKPENTLNDKDSQ; this is encoded by the coding sequence ATGTCAGACAAGAAAAACAGATTCCGTTTCCTGCCGAAAAAATTAGAAGACTGGCTCTATGATTCAACCGGCGAGATAGGCCGGCTCGGCGGGATGCTTATATACCAGTTCAAGCTCTGGCCTCTATGCGTAAAGCTGCTGAGGCGAAACCGCTCAAACCAGCAGGCCGCGGCGCTTGCCTACCACACGATATTTGGCATTATCCCGCTGGTTATCATCATGTTCGTGATATTCCAGAGTTTCCCCTCTTATGAAAAAATCGGGGATCAGCTGCGGAATGATATCTATGAAAATCTTAATCTCGACCAGTTGACATATCCCGATCCGAAAAATCCGGAGCAGGAGCTTCAGGTAACAGAGTATCTCGACGGCGTGATAGAGCGGTTTTTCGAGAGCTCCAAACAGGGCACCGCTACGATTGTGAGCATAATCCTGGTGTTCTGGGCGGTGATGAAGCTGTTGACGACGATCGAAAAGACGTTCAACAATATCTGGAACGTTGCGTACGGGCGAACGTTTATCCAGCGTGTAATATCGTTCTGGACACCCTTGACGCTGGGGCCTCTGCTGATCGGTGGTGCCGTGTATCTAAAGACAAGCCCGTATGTTACGCGTATTTTTGGCGGAGCCGGCAGCGAACACCTGCAACCGCTTCTGCCCTTTATTCTTACGGTGATGGCTCTCTTTTTCCTCTATATCGCCATGCCCAATACACGTGTTAAGGCCCTGCCGGCGCTGTGGAGTGCGATCATCGCCGCTCTCATCTGGTTTCTGCTGAAGCACGTTTTCAATATCTACATGGAAAAATTCATCCCCTACAGCAAGCTCTACGGAGCTATGGGGCTGATTCCGCTGACCGTGTTTTATATTTATCTGACCTGGATGATAGTGATTTTCGGCGTGCAGCTCTCCTATACCATACAAAACCTCAAGAAAATCGATTTTGAGGAGATGAAATCAGCTATGGAACGGGAGTCTGCCCTGCTGGCAAACGATATGCTGATTCTGCGGATTATGGGATTTCTGGCGTTTCGGTTTGTAAACGGCGACGGCCCGACACGCTACAGCCTGATCAGCCGGGTCTTTAATCTCCCGGGGACATTTGTGCAGGCAGTGATGAAACAGCTTGCCGGCGAGGGTTTGGTTGTTTACGCAACAGACCCGGACGAGGGTTTTATGCTCCAGAGAACCCCCGAGAAAATAACCGTAAACCAGGTCTTAGACGCCTTTGCACTCGAAAAGGTCGGTCTTAGGGAACCGTATAAAAGCAGTGCTATAGAGGATTTAGTAAGAAAATCCAGAAAAAACGCCGAGAATGTCACCGTACGTGATGTTTGCGATTCAATAAAACAGTTTGAAGCAACCGCCGCGAAAATAGAACAGCAGGCCGAGCTCCAGGACGAGATTGAAGAACAGATAAATCAAGACAAGCCGGAAAACACATTAAACGATAAAGATTCCCAATAG
- a CDS encoding glycosyltransferase family 9 protein — MARDIFSDENIKLFELPGYSRFCENKPRTKALIVHTGGIGKCLGLLRLADFLKQNLAVAEVDFIGRCEKISFLPRRSPVDRIIDFDKLGLKRLECEPADYELPDNDALAMELAGYEWVINFVGEKGGRFEQNLIYTLYQTTSSEVVTLSVSAPRDYSGHISRFHIEEFYCEKGPSIEALSTGEKLSLDMDAPVIRPAAGDADRGREILTKAGCENPENAVILAPGSGKAEKNWAIENYIELAAMLYAKGYRPLWLIGPNEHGLVERIKSSGDKNPILRGISLDQLAAVIAAAAGYIGNEAGTTQLSAMLGAPTLAVFGETNRIHYGPQGARTVVSVQPRNSFSSHCPEQTAAVLDAFFTILSE; from the coding sequence ATGGCAAGAGATATTTTTTCAGACGAAAACATTAAACTCTTCGAGCTGCCCGGGTATTCACGGTTCTGCGAGAATAAACCCCGCACAAAGGCCCTTATAGTGCATACCGGCGGTATCGGCAAATGCCTGGGCTTGCTGAGGCTGGCGGATTTTCTCAAACAAAATCTCGCTGTCGCAGAGGTAGATTTTATCGGGCGGTGTGAGAAGATATCGTTTCTGCCGCGGCGAAGCCCCGTTGACCGGATAATTGATTTCGACAAACTTGGGCTCAAACGCCTTGAGTGCGAGCCGGCAGACTATGAACTGCCGGATAATGACGCCTTGGCGATGGAGCTTGCCGGCTACGAATGGGTGATAAACTTTGTCGGCGAAAAAGGCGGGCGGTTTGAACAGAATCTGATATATACTCTTTACCAGACGACCTCGTCGGAAGTCGTAACCCTCTCTGTCTCTGCCCCTCGGGATTACAGCGGGCATATAAGCCGGTTTCACATTGAAGAATTTTACTGCGAGAAGGGCCCGTCGATTGAGGCGCTCTCTACAGGTGAGAAACTGAGCCTGGATATGGACGCGCCGGTTATACGGCCCGCCGCCGGAGATGCGGACCGCGGCAGGGAAATACTGACCAAAGCAGGCTGTGAAAATCCCGAAAACGCGGTCATTCTGGCACCCGGCAGCGGCAAAGCGGAGAAAAACTGGGCGATTGAGAATTATATCGAACTTGCCGCCATGTTATACGCCAAAGGGTATAGGCCTCTCTGGCTTATCGGCCCCAATGAGCACGGGCTGGTAGAGCGGATAAAATCATCCGGCGACAAAAACCCGATTCTTCGCGGCATATCACTCGATCAGCTCGCGGCCGTCATTGCCGCCGCGGCAGGTTATATCGGAAACGAGGCCGGCACAACCCAGCTCAGCGCGATGCTCGGGGCGCCCACGCTTGCCGTTTTTGGTGAAACAAACCGTATTCACTACGGTCCCCAGGGAGCAAGAACCGTTGTAAGTGTACAGCCTCGCAATAGTTTCAGCTCTCATTGTCCCGAACAGACAGCCGCGGTTTTAGACGCATTTTTTACAATT